Proteins encoded in a region of the Anopheles ziemanni chromosome 2, idAnoZiCoDA_A2_x.2, whole genome shotgun sequence genome:
- the LOC131293632 gene encoding ubiquitin-like modifier-activating enzyme ATG7: MAQVENNKTILKFVPPRSIVHYDFWHKYAEIKIDIDRLDESGRSIFATLSMQTGKAVLVEIACNSFNEQYADVSNGNFCCKGTLLNSNTMESFKESDKNVLLKTQAVQFYRDLMKAETLQSSTDLFTFFVISFADLKTYKFYYWFAFPAPTDLLFTYEQAKPLPIAISEHFRSCIEQQATLNDLFFIYHSMTGIKTISEQIQHQNREANFSETNLQDVYFCVFDMTENSDSELAGWHVRQILAYLMMACPRLAGKSTQWIRVHRDATNKLQFSSMNIILPEERVDPENLCNWVGWQANENGRYIPRVALLADTMSPKRLAENAINLNLKLMKWRLVPSLDLEAIVRTKCLLFGAGTLGCNVARSLMAWGITTITFVDCGKVSLSNPVRQSLYRYEDAVNGGKPKASTAADRLREINPSINAIGFDMKVPMPGHPIGTGDDANESKAALVKLIKLIQEHDVLYLLTDSRESRWLPSMLAAFYGKLVVNAALGFDSYLVMRHGYRDSTNLDDRVEKDAYEEHCPAGFKMIKGFDLGCYFCNDIVAPGNSMKDRTLDQQCTVTRPAVSNMAAGLAVELMVSLIHHPKSAPAFYRMPKNDTLGIAEEPEGILGTLPHSIRGNINTFQSMITATERYRHCVACSDPVLSRYSSEKDDFIIDVLNIAKHLEETVGLNQLMSSVDDDLELKMTIDFEDDSSDES, encoded by the exons ATGGCACaagtagaaaataataaaactatcCTCAAATTTGTTCCACCGCGGTCAATAGTTCACTACGATTTCTGGCACAAATATGccgaaatcaaaatcgataTTGATCGTTTGGACGAATCTGGAAGGTCGATTTTCGCGACCTTATCAATGCAGACGGGAAAAGCAGTTTTAGTGGAGATTGCCTGCAATTCGTTCAATGA ACAATACGCTGACGTTTCCAATGGCAATTTTTGCTGTAAAGGAACGCTGCTAAACAGCAATACAATGGAGTCATTCAAAGAGAGCGATAAGAATGTACTCCTGAAAACGCAAGCTGTACAGTTTTATCGCGACCTCATGAAGGCAGAAACTTTGCAAAGCAGTACagatttgtttaccttttttgtgATATCGTTCGCC GATCTAAAAACATATAAATTCTACTATTGGTTTGCCTTTCCCGCTCCTACAGACCTTCTGTTTACATATGAGCAAGCGAAACCGCTCCCAATAGCGATttcagagcattttcgttCCTGTATTGAGCAGCAGGCAActttaaatgatttatttttcatctacCACAGTATGACTGgtataaaaacaatttccgaACAAATTCAGCACCAAAATAGAGAGGCAAATTTTAGTGAAACGAATTTgcaggatgtttatttttgtgttttcgatATGACGGAAAATAGTGACTCGGAATTAGCTGGCTGGCATGTGAGGCAAATTTTAGCGTATCTCATGATGGCATG CCCCCGACTAGCTGGAAAAAGCACTCAATGGATACGAGTACACCGTGATGCCACCAACAAACTTCAGTTTTCATCTATGAATATTATTTTACCCGAGGAAAGGGTAGATCCAGAAAACCTTTGCAATTGGGTGGGATGGCAAGCTAACGAAAATGGAAGGTACATCCCTCGTGTTGCATTATTGGCCGATACTATGTCTCCCAAACG TCTTGCAGAGAATGCCATCAATCTCAACTTAAAGCTAATGAAATGGCGGCTTGTTCCTTCGCTGGATCTCGAAGCAATAGTCCGCACAAAATGTCTACTCTTCGGTGCCGGAACTCTTGGATGCAACGTTGCTAGATCACTGATG GCATGGGGTATAACTACAATCACATTCGTAGATTGCGGCAAGGTCTCACTGTCAAACCCTGTTCGACAAAGTTTATACCGCTACGAAGATGCAGTGAACGGTGGTAAACCAAAGGCTTCAACAGCTGCAGATCGATTACGCGAAATCAATCCTTCAATT aaCGCGATTGGGTTTGATATGAAGGTGCCTATGCCTGGTCATCCAATCGGAACTGGTGATGATGCAAACGAAAGCAAAGCTGCACTAGTGAAGCTTATCAAACTTATCCAAGAGCACGACGTTTTATATTTGTTAACAGATTCACGAGAAAGCAGATGGCTTCCATCTATGCTAGCAGCGTTTTATGGGAAG CTTGTCGTAAATGCAGCGCTTGGCTTCGACTCATACCTAGTAATGCGTCATGGATATCGCGATTCCACCAATTTGGACGACAGAGTCGAAAAGGATGCTTACGAAGAGCATTGTCCGGCAGGATTTAAGATGATTAAAGGATTTGACCTAGGCTGTTACTTTTGCAACGACATCGTTGCACCAGGAAAT TCAATGAAAGATCGCACCCTGGACCAACAGTGTACTGTAACGCGACCAGCTGTTTCGAACATGGCGGCTGGATTGGCAGTGGAATTAATGGTGTCATTGATCCATCATCCTAAAAG TGCACCAGCATTTTACCGGATGCCTAAAAATGATACTCTCGGAATAGCGGAAGAACCAGAAGGCATTCTCGGTACACTGCCGCATTCGATACGCGGTAACATAAATACTTTTCAGTCAATGATAACCGCTACAGAACGATACCGTCATTGCGTTGCATGTTCGGATCCTGTTCTTTCGCGCTATTCTTCTGAGAAAGATGATTTTATTATAGACGTTTTAAATATAGCAAAACATCTTGAAGAAACTGTGGGATTGAATCAACTAATGTCTTCCGTTGACGATGATTTGGAGTTAAAG ATGACAATAGACTTTGAAGACGATTCGTCTGATGAATCATGA